From a single Aspergillus puulaauensis MK2 DNA, chromosome 2, nearly complete sequence genomic region:
- a CDS encoding class I SAM-dependent methyltransferase (COG:S;~EggNog:ENOG410PH04;~InterPro:IPR029063;~PFAM:PF13649,PF13489,PF08242,PF08241,PF13847), with translation MPPPNFHEHIQVDTSDEDSLYDADSIADSSLSFASTVRDYYYENGRRYHAYRYGQYPIPNDEEEQDRLAITHHLFKLLTGGDLYRTPLAQQRPPKRILDIGTGTGTWALEMAEEFPEADIVGTDLSPIQPNFSPPNCTFIIDDAESDWAFTRDEAFDYIHARSMGGGIGDWEQLLKQAYNHLKPGGWIEFQEFEVGIRSDDGTHRKAPLLLDLSKKLDDASKQFGKRMSIAPSLAEWLEGVGFTNITEDIYKCPVGTWPKSPRLKEIGRVGKLSVIEAIEPYSLALFTRVLGWSYEEAQNYVNECRREVMNSSCHIYVFFYYVYAQRPLDDS, from the exons ATGCCGCCCCCCAATTTCCATGAGCATATCCAGGTCGAT ACAAGTGACGAAGACTCTCTCTACGATGCCGATTCCATAGCTGATTCGAGTCTCTCGTTCGCCTCGACCGTTCGGGATTACTACTATGAAAATGGCCGTCGGTACCATGCCTACCGGTACGGCCAGTACCCAATACccaacgatgaagaggagcaggatcGCCTAGCCATCACCCACCACCTCTTCAAGCTTCTCACTGGGGGCGACCTATACCGCACCCCTCTGGCCCAGCAGCGACCACCAAAGCGGATTCTCGATATCGGCACAGGTACCGGTACCTGGgcgctggagatggctgaGGAATTCCCAGAGGCCGATATTGTTGGCACTGACCTAAGTCCTATCCAGCCAAACTTCTCGCCGCCCAATTGCACATTCATCATCGACGACGCAGAGAGCGATTGGGCGTTCACCAGGGATGAGGCCTTTGACTATATCCATGCCCGCTCTATGGGTGGTGGTATTGGCGACTGGGAGCAGTTGCTTAAGCAGGCATATAACCATCTCAAGCCCGGTGGCTGGATTGAGTTCCAAGAATTCGAAGTCGGCATACGCTCAGATGATGGCACCCATCGAAAGGCACCATTGCTTCTGGATCTATCTAAGAAACTAGATGACGCCAGCAAACAATTCGGAAAGCGGATGAGCATCGCTCCCTCGCTTGCAGAGTGGCTAGAGGGAGTTGGGTTTACCAACATTACGGAAGATATATACAAG TGTCCAGTAGGCACGTGGCCCAAGAGTCCGCGTCTCAAGGAGATTGGCCGCGTCGGCAAGCTGTCAGTAATCGAAGCCATCGAACCATATTCGCTTGCACTCTTCACTCGAGTACTTGGCTGGTCCTACGAAGAAGCGCAAAACTACGTCAATGAATGCCGCCGGGAGGTAATGAATTCGTCATGCCATATATATGTGTTCTTTTATTATGTCTATGCCCAACGACCTCTGGATGATTCATGA
- a CDS encoding phytanoyl-CoA dioxygenase family protein (COG:S;~EggNog:ENOG410PJ9F;~InterPro:IPR008775;~PFAM:PF05721) translates to MATSSYLQSLQKDGFVVIPSVIPPSSPEFTTLIQAATTATTRTRTGSWPHFRTVPKQFPPWPTNVPPPASEGGIWGVQHLLHPDMPGRTEFAKFYFDERILSVVEELLGHPNSNSNSSTAAAANGGAEKPESLVMELFNLLVAPENHDFALRWHRDDIPADVSPEEEERLLASKSPGGRQSHAQYNLALCEDASLIVVPGSHRRVRTDAERNADPYEDNMPGQLVVQLNPGDAVFYDSNILHRGVYKAKKEGAEESRLTLHGSVGVKEPGTGTGPSKAEEKKVRATAVLQHGVGAWVHREDAAFGIGGRPEKMRANLVAMGTGEGIGYSLQG, encoded by the coding sequence ATGGCCACCTCCTCATACCTCCAATCCCTCCAAAAAGAcggcttcgtcgtcatcccctCTGTCATCCCACCATCCTCCCCCGAATTCACCACGCTCATCCAAGCCGCCACGACTGCCACAACCCGCACCCGCACAGGCTCCTGGCCTCACTTCCGCACCGTCCCCAAACAGTTCCCGCCATGGCCAACAAACGTCCCACCTCCGGCCTCCGAAGGCGGCATCTGGGGCGtccagcacctcctccaccccgaCATGCCGGGGCGGACCGAGTTCGCAAAGTTCTACTTCGACGAGCGCATCCTATCCGTTGTGGAGGAGCTACTGGGCCACCCGAATTCCAATTCTAATAGTagtactgctgctgctgctaatGGAGGAGCGGAGAAGCCCGAGAGTCTAGTCATGGAACTCTTTAACCTGCTCGTGGCGCCTGAGAACCACGACTTCGCGCTCCGCTGGCACAGAGATGACATCCCCGCTGATGTCTcgcccgaggaggaggagcggtTACTGGCGTCTAAGAGCCCCGGTGGTCGACAGTCGCATGCGCAATATAATCTTGCGCTGTGTGAGGATGCTTCGCTGATTGTTGTGCCTGGATCCCATAGGCGTGTGCGCACGGATGCAGAGCGTAATGCGGATCCTTATGAGGATAACATGCCGGGACAGTTGGTTGTGCAGCTTAACCCTGGGGATGCGGTGTTTTATGATAGTAATATCTTGCACCGTGGGGTTTAtaaggcgaagaaggagggtgCGGAGGAGTCAAGGTTGACTCTACATGGGAGTGTTGGGGTTAAAGAGCCTGGGACGGGTACAGGCCCAAGTAAggccgaagagaagaaggtgagGGCGACGGCGGTGTTGCAGCATGGAGTAGGGGCTTGGGTGCATAGGGAGGACGCGGCTTTTGGGATTGGGGGTAGGCCGGAAAAAATGAGGGCGAATTTGGTTGCGATGGGGACCGGTGAGGGAATTGGGTATTCCTTGCAGGGCTGA
- a CDS encoding Het-C domain-containing protein (COG:S;~EggNog:ENOG410PFTA;~InterPro:IPR010816;~PFAM:PF07217;~SECRETED:SignalP(1-28)), which translates to MAPRMSLGLSTLLALGVVLLLLPCQVHAFGAGNIASISKVEGKNWRHGDIEDMLTTVACIKGHKWTSNMIKRVYFGNWLRDYSQAMDVGTLKSLPADTIRILVWILSFLTFGYATAEYEVTADRLGVYRPEEHIDNPKDYADNDDARQFDERLRGPIRPVELEIDPNTGMKNYIANERGDWATSAAYIKYSLARSIHYGRLYTSGGHRKGNEEDLCEALRCLGQGLHTLEDFAAHTNYCELALREMGFHSVFPHTGTQTQINLHGHRVFPLVTGTFGMVDFFHSVLGEATDHFTQSEVNEMDTALGNAESNSSSNSLSSLTGLLGKVPGCSDLVAEAEALKRRSEAQQSSNSHSGARSGYAAAGEFTRGFNDDSEHSRGFNEQTRASAPSNADSNTGKPTGLPGMPDFNPADTIAKIYPILAFRDKVVRKVESVIEKIPGLETLVEKISETLTVFIMSLLAPFIRPIISAASKSLQTGSSGVIESSGKHQFEPWTNPQCTDPTHSMLSKDHFSNVLNEPAGQVASAILRYVAPRVLHAWQDINIPEQQVLHDSLDVFHHPALRNMRNDAHRTMFEAVQAWVNAMPDRGAKLNDILSAEGVKNGKNNGGQVGHSHSHGGFPAAGGAAAAAHGQGHGHSQASSHGYSSHQSSHQQSQQSSGSHLPWEKLSALPIPGIQNIDKLSSKLSSFGLGGLTGSSSRDETPTHSQSQHHHSGGYGGGAPSSYDGYSHSQSSHQQHHGYGHSQPGSGYNTPPQGYGHEHSQGHHSQQHHHQQQHGHSHGQGHGHGHQHGYGGGYGY; encoded by the exons ATGGCCCCTCGAATGAGTCTGGGTCTGAGTACCCTGCTCGCCTTGGGAGttgtcctgctcctgctccccTGCCAGGTTCACGCTTTCGGCGCCGGCA ACATCGCTTCTATCTCAAAGGTTGAAGGAAAGAATTGGCGCCATGGAGACATCGAAGACATGCTCACGACAGTGGCCTGTATCAAGGGCCACAAATGGACATCCAACATGATCAAGCGCGTTTACTTTGGAAACTGGTTGAGGGATTA CTCGCAGGCTATGGACGTGGGTACCCTCAAGAGTCTTCCCGCCGATACCATCCGCATTCTTGTTTGGATTCTCTCGTTTTTGACATTCGGATATGCAACGGCAGAGTATGAGGTTACGGCTGACAGGTTGGGGGTTTATCGTCCAGAGGAACACATTGA CAACCCCAAAGATTATGCCGATAACGATGATGCCCGCCAATTCGACGAGCGCCTGCGAGGCCCCATTCGTCCCGTTGAGCTCGAAATTGACCCCAATACTGGTATGAAAAACTACATCGCCAACGAGAGAGGAGATTGGGCAACGAGTGCTGCGTATATCAAGTACAGTCTTGCTCGCAGTATTCACTATGGGAGGCTCTACACCAGCGGTGGACACCGCAAGGGAAATGAGGAGGACCTATGCGAGGCCCTTCGATGCCTGGGCCAGGGCCTTCATACACTTGAGGATTTCGCTGCGCACACAAATTACTGTGAGCTTGCGCTCCGGGAGATGGGCTTCCACAGTGTATTCCCGCATACCGGTACCCAGACCCAGATAAACCTCCATGGACACCGTGTCTTTCCGCTTGTGACGGGAACCTTTGGAATGGTTGACTTCTTCCATTCCGTGCTTGGTGAAGCGACTGACCACTTCACTCAGTCGGAGGTCAACGAGATGGATACTGCGCTTGGAAACGCTGAGTCGAACTcgtcctccaactccctcagCTCACTCACCGGACTTTTGGGGAAAGTGCCTGGGTGCAGTGATCTAGTCGCCGAGGCTGAGGCACTTAAACGTCGCTCGGAAGCTCAACAGTCTTCCAACAGCCATAGCGGTGCCCGCAGTGGCTACGCTGCAGCTGGCGAGTTTACTCGTGGATTCAACGACGACTCCGAGCACAGCCGTGGCTTTAACGAACAAACTAGGGCAAGCGCACCATCAAACGCCGACTCCAACACTGGCAAACCCACGGGATTGCCTGGGATGCCGGATTTCAACCCAGCGGACACTATTGCTAAGATCTACCCCATCCTCGCATTCCGTGACAAAGTTGTTCGGAAGGTAGAATCAGTTATCGAAAAGATTCCTGGTTTGGAGACGCTAGTCGAGAAAATCTCCGAGACATTGACTGTCTTCATCATGTCTCTACTTGCCCCATTCATCCGGCCCATTATCAGTGCCGCCTCCAAGTCTCTGCAAACAGGGTCTTCCGGTGTGATTGAGTCCTCTGGAAAGCACCAGTTCGAACCCTGGACCAACCCCCAGTGCACCGACCCTACGCACTCCATGCTTTCAAAGGACCATTTCTCCAACGTCCTCAACGAGCCTGCTGGTCAAGTCGCTTCCGCCATTCTTAGATATGTGGCACCGCGCGTTCTCCACGCCTGGCAAGACATCAATATCCCAGAGCAACAAGTGCTGCACGATAGCCTCGACGTCTTCCACCACCCTGCTCTCCGAAACATGCGCAACGACGCCCACCGCACCATGTTCGAAGCCGTCCAAGCGTGGGTTAATGCCATGCCCGACCGCGGGGCCAAACTCAACGACATCCTCAGCGCCGAGGGCGTGAAGAACGGAAAGAACAACGGTGGACAAGTCGGTCACTCCCATTCGCACGGTGGATTCCCAGCCGCAGGAggcgctgcagctgcagcacaCGGTCAAGGTCACGGCCACAGCCAGGCTTCCAGCCACGGGTACTCTTCCCACCAATCCTCCCACCAGCAAAGCCAACAAAGCTCCGGCTCGCACCTCCCCTGGGAAAAGCTCTCAGCCCTGCCTATACCCGGAATCCAAAACATCGacaagctcagcagcaagctcTCTAGCTTCGGTCTCGGTGGTCTCACCGGGTCATCATCAAGGGACGAGACACCAACCCACTCACAGTCCCAGCACCATCACTCTGGCGGATACGGCGGTGGCGCTCCATCATCCTACGATGGTTATAGCCATAGCCAGTCCTCTCACCAGCAACACCATGGGTACGGGCATTCACAGCCAGGATCCGGATATAATACCCCTCCTCAGGGATACGGCCATGAGCATAGCCAAGGACACCATTCTCAGCAGCaccatcatcagcagcaacatGGGCACAGCCACGGACAAGGCCATGGGCATGGACACCAACACGGCTATGGAGGTGGATACGGGTATTAG
- a CDS encoding putative TRAF-like signal transducer (COG:O;~EggNog:ENOG410QE1X;~InterPro:IPR001841,IPR008974,IPR027370,IPR017907, IPR001293,IPR043211,IPR013083;~PFAM:PF00097,PF13445,PF02176;~go_function: GO:0005515 - protein binding [Evidence IEA];~go_function: GO:0008270 - zinc ion binding [Evidence IEA]), with the protein MKLDQFLAMEVGGDPDEVLDLRGLEYVSSYDDHLMCPICHCPFVRPVRLGCDHVFCQTCLNIAIHSFAAGREDFTFGGHGEGFTCPTCRTPTRDVYLNVPRLLTNMCDDLPVRCPYSNEGCEEIVPRGHIQTHADKYCGHKLMSCPSPDCDQKTRKKDISPEKKCLHELHKCLRCEKDIMEQDYEEHVKELCPSLQTTCPDCQATVFRKALREHIDTCPEAIHPCAASKFGCPIKMKRAELSTHEQSCSLIAIGPYLEAQNSRLDSMELTVRHLQQRNEILDDGLSSIRSTLVESSRAFSTHNNSNNTNDPEYLGDSFPSSIAAPSSSNASRPGPSQTDADASTNPLTNATTYLLSLHESLREEVAQLSHAITDLDARASMAIMNECLRLKEDMAHTNAAVSSVRMQVQWLMNPRLHQGQRTQNGSDSRTGPGTPGAAAGPSNNTPGLLRPRRLSDTGREGTKL; encoded by the exons ATGAAACTCGACCAGTTTCTCGCCATGGAGGTTGGTGGCGACCCCGACGAGGTCCTTGACCTGCGCGGGCTTGAGTACGTCTCTAGTTATGACGATCATCTCATGTGTCCAATCTGCCACTGCCCTTTTGTTCGACCAGTACGCCTTGGATGTGACCATGTATTTTGTCAGACATGCCTGAATATTGCTATCCACAGTTTCGCCGCTGGGCGAGAGGACTTCACCTTCGGTGGGCATGGGGAGGGCTTTACCTGTCCCACGTGCCGCACTCCTACTCGCGATGTCTACCTCAATGTTCCCCGACTCTTAACCAACATGTGCGATGACCTGCCGGTGCGATGTCCGTATTCGAATGAAGGGTGCGAGGAGATTGTTCCGAGGGGCCATATCCAGACCCATGCAGACAAGTACTGTGGGCATAAGTTGATGAGCTGCCCTAGCCCTGATTGTGACCAAAAGACTCGGAAGAAGGACATCAGCCCGGAGAAGAAATGCCTGCACGAGTTACACAAATGTCTGCGTTGTGAGAAAGACATCATGGAGCAGGACTACGAG GAACACGTAAAAGAACTATGCCCAAGTCTCCAAACAACTTGCCCCGATTGCCAGGCCACCGTTTTCCGAAAAGCCCTCCGGGAACACATCGACACTTGCCCTGAAGCGATCCACCCATGTGCCGCATCCAAGTTCGGATGTCCCATCAAGATGAAGCGTGCAGAATTGAGCACCCACGAGCAAAGTTGTTCCCTCATTGCAATAGGACCGTACCTCGAAGCTCAGAACTCCCGGCTTGATTCCATGGAGCTAACGGTccgtcatcttcaacaacgcaATGAAATTCTGGATGACGGCCTCTCCTCTATCCGCTCAACCCTCGTTGAATCATCCCGCGCCTTCTCCACCCACAACAACAGTAACAATACCAACGACCCAGAATACCTTGGGGACAGTTTCCCGTCATCCATCGCCgccccttcctcatcaaacgCTTCCAGGCCAGGACCATCCCAAACCGACGCCGACGCATCCACCAACCCTCTCACAAACGCAACAACCTAccttctctccctccacGAATCCCTCCGCGAAGAGGTTGCCCAGCTTTCCCATGCGATAACAGACCTTGATGCCCGCGCAAGTATGGCAATTATGAACGAGTGTCTCCGACTCAAGGAAGACATGGCGCACACAAATGCCGCCGTTAGCAGTGTCCGCATGCAGGTGCAGTGGCTTATGAATCCACGGCTACACCAAGGACAGCGAACGCAAAATGGCAGCGATTCGAGGACCGGGCCTGGAACGCCCGGGGCTGCGGCGGGTCCAAGTAATAATACCCCCGGGTTgctgaggccgaggaggttgagcGACacggggagggaggggacgAAATTGTAA
- a CDS encoding uncharacterized protein (COG:U;~EggNog:ENOG410PJY6;~InterPro:IPR000727;~PFAM:PF05739;~TransMembrane:1 (o245-264i)), translated as MPNPSQLFLLADHIKLSLLERQRAISLNLEPNSQDGEISRSLDSLREGIEGVESNVTRLEESNDDEASVYKDQLVHLRSQYSDLSSQFNGPSSSSADDDGTDSPQFQNVKNSSPDLKQPVPQHPPSKSVRFMDDSADAEDDLNRRNLFQPYRDSPSPERVDTSDMSNDQIYDHHDQVMRDQDDQLDRLGESIGRQHQLSIQIGDELDGHVALLDGVDSGVERHQSRLDNAKRRIDKIRRSAGDNWSMMTIIGLIIVLVILIVLLK; from the coding sequence ATGCCGAACCCGTCCcaactcttcctccttgccgATCACATCAAgctctccctcctcgaacGCCAACGAGCCATCTCCTTGAATCTAGAACccaacagccaagatggcGAGATTTCCCGCTCACTTGACTCACTACGTGAAGGAATCGAAGGCGTCGAATCCAATGTTACGAGGTTAGAAGAATCAAACGATGATGAGGCCTCCGTATACAAAGACCAACTGGTTCATCTACGGTCGCAATACAGCGATCTATCATCGCAATTCAACGGGCCTTCCAGCTCAAgtgccgatgacgacgggACAGACTCACCGCAATTCCAAAATGTCAAGAACTCATCGCCGGACCTGAAACAGCCCGTTCCGCAGCATCCGCCGTCCAAATCCGTTCGTTTCATGGACGATTccgccgacgccgaggacGATCTAAACCGTCGCAACCTGTTCCAACCATACCGAGACTCCCCATCTCCTGAGCGCGTGGATACGTCTGACATGTCAAATGACCAAATATACGATCACCATGACCAGGTAATGCGGGATCAGGATGACCAGTTGGATCGGTTAGGCGAGTCTATTGGGCGGCAGCATCAGCTGAGTATCCAGATTGGGGATGAACTCGACGGGCATGTAGCGTTGCTGGACGGCGTAGACAGTGGTGTTGAACGCCATCAGAGCAGACTGGACAATGCGAAGCGGCGCATTGACAAGATTCGCAGGAGTGCTGGTGACAACTGGAGCATGATGACGATCATCGGGTTAATTATTGTTCTTGTTATCCTGATCGTCCTCCTGAAATGA
- a CDS encoding uncharacterized protein (COG:S;~EggNog:ENOG410PS54), translating to MSFLPSIRASTRLSLRPGSTAILPSTTSAFHTSAARSGLKEGDQSRDNLNEHYESEKQDQIKRQKEGQGKWNQNLASNSEASVKADRGEVQGKEDFVDLQDKTKNEPNKKG from the exons ATGTCGTTCTTGCCCTCCATCCGCGCATCAACCCGTCTGTCTCTCAGACCAGGCTCAACAGCCATCCTcccatccacaacctccGCATTCCACACATCCGCAGCTCGTTCGGGTCTAAAGGAGGGAGACCAAA GTCGCGACAACTTGAACGAGCACTACGAGTCCGAGAAGCAGGATCAAATCAAGAGACAGAAAGAGGGACAGGGGAAATGGAACCAGAACCTTGCTAGCAATAGTGAGGCATCG GTCAAGGCCGATAGGGGAGAGGTCCAGGGTAAAGAGGATTTTGTTGACCTGCAAGATAAGACGAAGAACGAGCCTAACAAGAAGGGTTAA
- a CDS encoding DUF4452 domain-containing protein (COG:S;~EggNog:ENOG410PQ9V;~InterPro:IPR027915;~PFAM:PF14618), giving the protein MSTFFYGQHHQHHQAPHHGATAHLHSNNHHGGRSRRGPKMAAQNAQRQFRGVKSMRELAEAPSVTAFRARFEAGRSFDLDDDLEFCPGLLTEDDLHSIHSASSDRSSLSSGSPDTSPIQHQIQPVQQVTPSISLSPASSNTYLHSGVGNYNQAGFQQPSAARTRKVIPIINPNTGMTLTSPPNSISPGQMQNAQRRW; this is encoded by the exons ATGTCGACTTTCTTCTACGgacagcaccaccagcaccaccaagcCCCTCACCATGGCGCCACCGCCCATCTTCACTCAAATAACCACCATGGTGGCCGTTCCCGAAGGGGTCCCAAGATGGCTGCTCAAAATGCGCAACGCCAGTTCCGTGGTGTGAAGAGTATGAGGGAGCTGGCTGAAGCCCCTTCTGTGACTGCTTTCCGTGCTCGATTTGAGGCTGGACGGTCATTTGACCTGGACGACGACCTGGAGTTCTGTCCAGGGCTCCTGACTGAGGACGAT CTTCACTCAATCCACTCTGCTTCCTCGGATCGTTCGTCTCTCTCCAGTGGTTCGCCCGACACCTCGCCAATCCAGCATCAGATTCAGCCCGTCCAGCAGGTTACACCGTCGATTTCCTTGTCTCCCGCTTCTTCCAATACGTACCTCCACTCAGGGGTCGGTAATTATAATCAGGCGGGTTTCCAGCAACCATCGGCTGCTCGCACCCGAAAAGTCATCCCTatcatcaaccccaacactGGTATGACCTTGACCAGCCCGCCTAATTCCATCTCGCCAGGCCAGATGCAGAACGCTCAGCGTCGGTGGTGA
- the ssn8 gene encoding cyclin-dependent protein serine/threonine kinase regulator SSN8 (BUSCO:EOG09262K8C;~COG:K;~EggNog:ENOG410PI7B;~InterPro:IPR028367,IPR006671,IPR036915,IPR013763, IPR043198;~TransMembrane:1 (o188-206i);~go_component: GO:0016592 - mediator complex [Evidence IEA];~go_function: GO:0016538 - cyclin-dependent protein serine/threonine kinase regulator activity [Evidence IEA];~go_process: GO:0006357 - regulation of transcription by RNA polymerase II [Evidence IEA]), with product MAANYWASTQRRHWLFSRERLAEIRDGFKEKDKGAHSQFPLPDQRLLNIYFNQQLIKLGKRMSTRQQALATAQVYIKRYYTKNEVRTTNPYLVLTTAFYLACKMEECPQHIRFVVGEARGLWPEFIVPDVSKIGECEFSLISEMHSQLIVHHPYRTLSDLQPELSLTSDEVALAWSVINDHYLTDLPLLYPPHVIAVMAIIVAVVFKPSSQTAFHGSAAPIAGAMREGSMNILAALGDRGGAGPPPRIQKLVSWLAESEVDIKAVIECTQELVSLYEVWEQYNEKSCKELLGRMVKTKSLDK from the exons atGGCTGCGAACTACTGGGCATCGACCCAGCGCCGACACTGGCTATTTTCCAGGGAGCGTTTAGCGGAGATCCGGGACGGCTTCAAAGAGAAGGATAAAGGCGCCCACTCGCAGTTCCCTCTGCCAGATCAACGGTtgcttaatatatatttcaatCAAC AGCTCATTAAACTCGGCAAGAGGATGTCAACGAGACAGCAGGCACTTGCTACAGCCCAGGTTTATATCAAACGATACTACACGAAAAACGAAGTCAGGACAACGAACCCGTATCTTGTTCTTACCACGGCGTTCTATTTGGCCTGCAAGATGGAGGAATGTCCGCAACATATCAGGTTCGTCGTTGGTGAGGCTCGAGGGCTCTGGCCAG AATTCATTGTCCCTGATGTCTCCAAAATAGGCGAATGCGAGTTCTCCCTGATCTCCGAAATGCATTCCCAACTTATTGTGCATCATCCGTACCGAACTCTATCAGACCTGCAGCCTGAGCTATCCCTCACGTCAGATGAAGTCGCGCTCGCATGGTCAGTAATCAACGATCACTATCTCACCGATTTACCGCTATTATACCCGCCTCACGTCATCGCAGTCATGGCAATCATCGTTGCCGTTGTCTTCAAGCCTAGCAGCCAGACAGCCTTCCATGGTTCTGCGGCTCCAATCGCAGGGGCAATGCGAGAAGGTAGCATGAATATTCTCGCGGCTCTTGGGGACAGGGGAGGAGctggtcctcctcctcggatCCAAAAACTAGTTTCGTGGCTTGCCGAGAGCGAAGTCGATATCAAGGCAGTCATTGAATGTACGCAAGAGTTAGTGTCACTATACGAAGTCTGGGAGCAGTACAATGAGAAGAGCTGTAAAGAGCTCCTAGGGCGGATGGTCAAGACCAAAAGCTTGGACAAGTGA